In one window of Polyangia bacterium DNA:
- a CDS encoding PFL family protein, which translates to MAASWESGEVREILRMIENESLDVRAVTMGISLRDCAAESLDRTCQRIHDKVMRLGEKLVSTAAAVEADFAVPITNKRLSVTPLSLVTEACGAPRVVKAAETLDRAAQALDVDYIGGFSALVEKAMTPGDQALIESIPEALAGTERVCSSVNVATTRAGINADAILLMGRTIKELAERTAKQGGIGCAKLVTFANIPDDNPFVAGAMHGVGEGECVINVGCSGPGVVLSAIRRLRASGDAVDLSVVAETIKRMAFKVTRAGELIGREVARRLGPPARFGIVDLSLAPTPAVGDSVAEILEAMGLERVGAPGSVAALALLTDAVKKGGVMASSHVGGLSGAFIPVSEDARMVDAVRVGALSLESLQAMSAVCSVGLDMVAVPGDTSAETLAAIIADEIAIGVFNNKATAVRIIPVPGKKAGESVVYGGLLGEAIVQPVSQFRSDGFVRLGGRIPAPLQALRN; encoded by the coding sequence ATGGCGGCGTCGTGGGAATCGGGCGAGGTCCGCGAGATCTTGCGGATGATCGAGAACGAATCGCTGGACGTCCGGGCGGTGACGATGGGGATCTCGCTGCGCGACTGCGCCGCCGAGAGCCTGGATCGTACTTGCCAGCGCATCCACGACAAGGTCATGCGCCTCGGTGAAAAGCTGGTCTCCACCGCCGCCGCGGTCGAGGCCGACTTCGCCGTGCCCATCACCAACAAGCGCCTCAGCGTCACCCCGCTGTCACTGGTAACCGAGGCGTGCGGCGCCCCCCGCGTGGTCAAGGCCGCCGAGACGCTGGACCGGGCGGCGCAGGCGCTGGACGTCGATTACATCGGCGGGTTCTCCGCGCTGGTCGAAAAGGCGATGACCCCCGGCGATCAGGCGTTGATCGAATCCATTCCTGAAGCGCTGGCCGGCACCGAACGCGTTTGCTCGTCGGTGAACGTGGCCACCACCCGGGCCGGCATCAACGCGGACGCCATCCTGCTGATGGGCCGCACGATCAAAGAGCTGGCCGAACGCACGGCGAAACAGGGCGGCATCGGCTGCGCCAAGCTGGTGACCTTCGCCAACATCCCCGACGACAACCCCTTCGTCGCCGGGGCCATGCACGGGGTCGGCGAAGGTGAATGCGTCATCAACGTCGGCTGCTCCGGCCCGGGCGTGGTGCTGTCGGCGATCCGGCGCCTGCGCGCCTCGGGCGACGCCGTCGATCTGTCCGTCGTCGCCGAGACCATCAAGCGCATGGCCTTCAAGGTCACGCGGGCCGGCGAGCTGATCGGCCGCGAGGTGGCGCGCCGTCTGGGTCCACCGGCACGCTTCGGCATCGTCGATCTGTCACTGGCGCCCACGCCCGCCGTCGGTGATTCGGTGGCGGAGATTCTGGAAGCGATGGGCCTGGAACGCGTCGGCGCGCCCGGCAGCGTGGCGGCGCTGGCCCTGCTGACCGACGCCGTGAAGAAAGGCGGCGTGATGGCCTCGTCGCACGTGGGCGGGCTGTCGGGCGCGTTCATTCCGGTCAGCGAAGACGCGCGCATGGTCGACGCGGTTCGGGTGGGCGCGCTGTCGCTGGAATCTTTGCAGGCGATGAGCGCGGTGTGCTCGGTGGGCCTGGACATGGTGGCCGTCCCCGGGGACACGTCAGCCGAAACGCTGGCCGCCATCATCGCCGACGAGATCGCCATCGGCGTGTTCAACAACAAAGCCACCGCCGTGCGCATCATCCCCGTGCCCGGGAAAAAAGCGGGCGAGTCCGTCGTCTACGGCGGCCTGCTGGGCGAGGCCATCGTGCAGCCGGTCAGCCAGTTTCGCTCGGACGGGTTCGTGCGGCTAGGTGGGCGCATCCCGGCGCCGTTGCAGGCGCTGCGCAACTGA
- a CDS encoding ATP-binding protein yields MIKFVVAATFPASAQHRLRNQARVLAEVQSPHVSSPIRVGVDGALLYMVMPFVHGVTLEERLRAGPLSVPEVLRLAGFIMTGLGEIHRRGVLHRDIKPSNIVINEGSTLKRATLTDFWIARSDRIGHSVRDQPVAAIRHLSPERAGLLEASVDERSDLYSAGAVLFECLAGRPVFMGATISELVRQHLSEPPPELRALGLAVPRALDGILQRLLKKDPRDRYHSTEGVLADLIAVEQALERGDAEPTVVIGSRDQRLTITEPAFTGRGAELRALGAEIDLGRQGQGRLVLVEAESGGGKTRLLEELALRAGRDVVVLRGQGVVDQAARPFQMLVGFAEQLMTATRADPDYSQAIREGLADDRPAACAALPELGSILQTASEADDELGPEAFGEARTVNALSSLLDALGGPGRPTLIIFDDAQWADELTIKLLRHWQERRRPGRGQDHVTIVASFRSEEVPPGHPLRQLETATSLMLAPLSADDIRRLAESMAGQLPDDALKVAETLSGGSPFMVSAVLRGMVECGALVPALHRWRVEPLALDDVRSSRQAAVFLGRRLERLPAAALDLLSVGAVLGKEFDLDFAASLAGQSVGAATAALEQVRRRHIVWIRGDGTRCVFVHDKLREALLGRVGEPVRRSLHRKAAAAIEARDPQRCFEIAYHYDAAGESERALPYALHAGDNARARHALAFAEQQYRIAARGIATADAITRLRVAEGLGDVLLLRGQYDQALDELGVARQLASSAIDRARLEGKLGELAFKRGDVETACHSIEKALRLLGRPVPARPLTFLLRCLQEAGVQVLHTLLPKLFLARRRLEGADAELLAIRLYSRLAHAYWFGRGRVACAWAHLRGLNQAERYPPTAELAQAYSEHAPVMTMIPAFDRGIAYARKSLVIRRALGDVWGQGQSLHFFGVVLYGASRYAECVESCSEAMRYLERTGDRWEYNTAAWHVAFSLYRMGDLRGALTTAQRIYREGVSIGDAQATGISLGAWSKATRGEVPEEAVARELARAGGDVHTEAELLQAEALRRLRAGQPAEAVAALERADDLIVSKGFRQEYVSPVLPWLATALRVQAEAVPIWAPERRRRLLKRASRAARRALRLARSYQNNLPHALREKALLAAAAGRAGQARQLLDESRAVAEAQGATYELGQTRLAAALIAAALGPGAQPDAEAEVTAARQQLESMEGGDSTAPSAGAGDVTLSLAQRFDQIVDQGRNIAAALSKEAVIAAAREAGLTLLRGDQCLIIEIDRTDDGLAVAHVPDAAGTISRSIISRAIDEAKPLVISDSDNGRSEATDQSIGITGARSVLCAPIFVRGWPVACLYVTHSRVGDLFGRDEERLAQYITTLAGAAWQNAEGFSRVEDAVQVRDEFLAIASHELKTPLTALRLHLEKIQRSMGRSRPSAETTIETVTGGVEKISRQADRLTKLIDELLDVSRITAGHLTLQPESLDLARLLRDVVQRQGEELKKVGCTVTLQAPPTLWGRWDALRLEQVMINLLTNALKYGPGKPIDVRLSNLPGAAQIEVQDQGIGLDPRDAARIFDRFERAVSASHYGGLGLGLYIARQIVEAHQGTIQVKSAPDRGATFTVTLPLEANVGAMDPLLAHHGAQQAG; encoded by the coding sequence GTGATCAAGTTTGTGGTCGCCGCGACCTTTCCGGCCAGCGCCCAGCATCGCCTGCGCAACCAGGCGCGCGTCTTGGCCGAGGTGCAAAGCCCTCACGTCAGCTCGCCCATTCGCGTCGGCGTCGACGGCGCTCTTCTGTACATGGTGATGCCGTTCGTGCACGGCGTGACCTTGGAAGAACGCCTGCGCGCAGGTCCCCTCAGCGTGCCCGAGGTGCTGCGGTTGGCCGGGTTCATCATGACCGGCTTGGGCGAGATTCACCGGCGCGGCGTCCTGCACCGAGACATCAAGCCGTCGAACATCGTGATCAACGAAGGCAGCACGTTGAAACGCGCCACGCTGACCGATTTTTGGATCGCCCGCAGCGATCGCATCGGTCATTCGGTGCGCGATCAACCGGTGGCGGCCATCCGTCACCTGTCGCCCGAACGGGCTGGCTTGCTGGAGGCCAGCGTCGACGAACGATCGGATCTGTACTCGGCCGGCGCCGTGCTGTTCGAGTGTCTGGCCGGGCGTCCGGTGTTCATGGGCGCCACCATCTCCGAGCTGGTGCGCCAGCACCTCAGCGAGCCGCCGCCCGAGCTGCGCGCTCTCGGCCTGGCGGTGCCGCGGGCGCTGGACGGGATTCTGCAACGGCTCTTGAAGAAGGATCCGCGCGACCGGTACCACTCGACCGAAGGGGTCCTGGCGGATCTGATCGCCGTCGAGCAGGCGCTGGAACGCGGCGACGCCGAGCCGACCGTGGTGATCGGCTCGCGCGATCAGCGCCTGACCATCACCGAGCCGGCGTTCACCGGGCGCGGCGCCGAGCTGCGCGCCCTCGGTGCGGAGATCGATCTCGGGCGCCAGGGCCAGGGCCGCCTGGTGCTGGTCGAAGCCGAATCAGGCGGCGGCAAGACTCGCCTCCTGGAAGAGCTGGCGCTGCGGGCCGGGCGCGACGTGGTGGTGCTGCGCGGGCAGGGCGTGGTCGATCAGGCAGCGCGCCCGTTCCAGATGCTGGTCGGTTTCGCCGAGCAGCTGATGACGGCGACGCGCGCCGATCCCGATTACTCGCAGGCCATCCGCGAGGGCCTGGCCGACGATCGCCCGGCGGCCTGCGCGGCGCTGCCCGAGCTGGGATCGATCCTGCAGACCGCCAGCGAGGCCGACGACGAGCTGGGGCCCGAGGCGTTCGGCGAAGCGCGCACGGTGAACGCGCTGTCGTCGCTGCTGGACGCCCTGGGCGGCCCGGGGCGCCCGACGCTGATCATCTTCGACGACGCGCAATGGGCGGACGAGCTGACCATCAAGCTGCTGCGCCACTGGCAAGAGCGGCGACGACCAGGGCGCGGGCAAGACCACGTCACCATCGTGGCCTCGTTCCGTTCCGAGGAGGTGCCGCCCGGGCACCCGCTGCGCCAGCTCGAGACCGCCACCTCGCTGATGCTGGCCCCGCTGTCCGCTGACGACATCCGCCGTCTGGCCGAATCGATGGCCGGCCAGCTTCCCGACGACGCGTTGAAGGTGGCAGAGACCTTGTCAGGCGGCAGCCCGTTCATGGTCTCGGCGGTGCTGCGCGGGATGGTCGAGTGCGGCGCCCTGGTGCCGGCCCTGCATCGCTGGCGGGTCGAGCCGCTGGCCCTCGACGATGTGCGGTCGTCGCGCCAGGCGGCCGTGTTCCTGGGACGGCGCCTGGAACGTTTGCCGGCGGCGGCGCTGGATCTGCTGAGCGTGGGCGCCGTGCTGGGCAAGGAGTTCGATCTCGACTTTGCCGCCTCGCTGGCCGGGCAGTCGGTGGGGGCGGCCACCGCGGCGCTGGAGCAGGTGCGGCGGCGGCACATCGTGTGGATTCGCGGCGACGGCACCCGCTGCGTGTTCGTGCACGACAAGCTGCGCGAGGCGCTGCTCGGCCGGGTGGGCGAGCCGGTGCGGCGCAGCCTGCACCGGAAGGCGGCGGCGGCCATCGAGGCGCGCGATCCGCAGCGTTGCTTCGAGATCGCCTATCACTATGACGCCGCCGGCGAGTCGGAGCGCGCCTTGCCGTATGCGCTGCACGCCGGCGACAACGCGCGGGCGCGGCACGCCCTGGCCTTCGCCGAGCAGCAGTACCGCATCGCAGCCCGCGGGATCGCCACCGCCGACGCCATCACCCGCCTGCGCGTCGCCGAGGGCCTGGGCGACGTCTTGCTTCTGCGGGGCCAGTACGATCAGGCGCTGGACGAACTCGGCGTGGCCCGCCAGCTGGCCAGCAGCGCCATCGATCGCGCGCGGCTGGAAGGCAAGCTGGGCGAGCTGGCCTTCAAACGGGGCGACGTCGAGACGGCTTGTCACTCGATCGAGAAGGCGCTGCGTTTGCTGGGGCGCCCGGTGCCGGCGCGCCCGCTGACGTTCCTGCTGCGCTGCTTGCAGGAGGCCGGCGTCCAGGTGCTGCACACGCTGCTACCCAAATTGTTTCTGGCCCGACGACGGCTGGAAGGCGCCGACGCCGAGCTGCTGGCCATCCGTCTTTACAGCCGCCTCGCCCACGCGTACTGGTTCGGGCGCGGGCGGGTGGCCTGCGCCTGGGCCCACCTGCGCGGCCTGAACCAGGCCGAGCGTTACCCGCCCACCGCCGAGCTGGCCCAGGCCTATTCCGAGCACGCGCCGGTGATGACGATGATCCCCGCCTTCGACCGCGGCATCGCCTACGCGCGCAAGTCGCTGGTCATCCGCCGCGCCCTCGGCGATGTGTGGGGGCAGGGACAATCGCTGCACTTCTTCGGCGTGGTCCTGTACGGCGCCTCTCGCTATGCCGAGTGCGTGGAAAGCTGCAGCGAGGCGATGCGCTATCTCGAGCGCACCGGCGATCGCTGGGAATACAACACCGCCGCCTGGCACGTGGCGTTCAGTCTTTACCGGATGGGCGATCTTCGCGGCGCCTTGACCACCGCCCAGCGCATTTACCGCGAGGGCGTGTCCATCGGCGACGCCCAGGCCACCGGCATCAGCCTGGGCGCCTGGTCAAAAGCCACCCGGGGCGAGGTGCCGGAAGAGGCGGTAGCACGCGAGCTGGCCCGCGCCGGCGGCGACGTCCACACGGAGGCCGAGCTGCTCCAGGCCGAAGCCCTGCGCCGGCTGCGCGCCGGCCAGCCGGCCGAGGCGGTGGCCGCCCTGGAACGCGCCGATGATCTCATCGTCAGCAAAGGGTTTCGCCAGGAGTACGTCTCGCCGGTGCTGCCTTGGCTTGCCACCGCGCTGCGCGTGCAGGCCGAAGCGGTGCCCATCTGGGCGCCCGAGCGCCGCCGCCGGCTGCTGAAGAGAGCGTCGCGCGCCGCCCGACGGGCCCTGCGGCTGGCCCGCAGCTATCAGAATAATTTGCCGCACGCCTTGCGAGAAAAGGCGCTGCTGGCGGCGGCCGCCGGTCGAGCCGGGCAGGCGCGGCAGCTGCTGGACGAAAGCCGAGCGGTCGCCGAAGCCCAGGGCGCGACGTATGAGCTCGGCCAGACCCGCCTGGCCGCCGCGCTGATCGCCGCCGCCCTCGGGCCGGGCGCCCAGCCGGACGCCGAAGCAGAGGTGACCGCCGCCCGCCAGCAACTGGAGAGCATGGAAGGCGGCGACAGCACGGCGCCCAGCGCCGGCGCCGGCGACGTCACCTTGTCGCTGGCCCAGCGCTTCGATCAGATCGTCGATCAGGGTCGCAACATCGCCGCCGCCTTGTCCAAGGAAGCGGTGATCGCGGCGGCGCGGGAGGCGGGCTTGACGCTCTTGCGCGGCGACCAGTGCTTGATCATCGAGATCGATCGCACCGACGACGGATTGGCGGTGGCCCACGTCCCGGACGCCGCCGGCACGATCAGCCGATCGATCATCAGCCGCGCCATCGACGAGGCCAAGCCGCTGGTGATCTCCGATTCCGACAATGGGCGGTCCGAGGCCACCGATCAAAGCATCGGCATCACCGGGGCGCGGTCGGTGCTGTGCGCGCCGATCTTCGTGCGCGGCTGGCCGGTGGCTTGTCTCTACGTCACGCACAGCCGGGTCGGCGATCTGTTCGGCCGCGACGAGGAGCGACTGGCCCAGTACATCACCACGCTGGCCGGCGCCGCCTGGCAAAACGCCGAAGGGTTCTCACGCGTCGAGGACGCGGTCCAGGTGCGCGACGAGTTCCTGGCCATCGCCTCGCACGAATTGAAGACGCCGTTGACCGCGCTGCGTTTGCACCTGGAGAAGATCCAGCGGTCGATGGGGCGGTCCCGGCCCAGCGCGGAGACGACCATCGAGACTGTCACCGGCGGCGTGGAGAAGATCTCCCGTCAGGCGGACCGCCTGACCAAGCTGATCGACGAGCTGCTGGATGTTTCGCGTATCACCGCCGGCCACCTGACCCTGCAGCCGGAGAGCCTGGATCTGGCGCGCCTGCTGCGCGATGTGGTGCAGCGCCAGGGCGAGGAGCTGAAGAAGGTGGGCTGCACGGTGACCTTGCAGGCGCCGCCCACCCTGTGGGGACGATGGGACGCACTGCGCCTCGAGCAGGTGATGATCAACCTTCTCACCAACGCGCTGAAATACGGCCCGGGCAAACCGATCGACGTTCGTCTGTCCAATCTGCCGGGAGCGGCGCAGATCGAGGTGCAAGACCAGGGCATCGGCCTTGACCCGCGGGACGCCGCGCGCATCTTCGATCGCTTCGAACGCGCCGTCTCGGCATCGCACTATGGAGGCCTCGGCCTGGGCCTTTACATCGCCCGGCAGATCGTCGAAGCGCACCAGGGAACGATCCAGGTGAAAAGCGCGCCCGATCGCGGGGCGACGTTCACGGTGACGCTGCCGCTGGAGGCGAACGTGGGCGCGATGGATCCGCTGCTGGCCCACCACGGCGCGCAGCAAGCCGGGTAA
- a CDS encoding 4'-phosphopantetheinyl transferase superfamily protein codes for MTEAGGAPFAPAFLVAHAWGFCAGVWLPRLRGTSNPPAAIADATLAQLAAGERAHAGTLAPARAVSWVGGRLALRAALGALIDAGVVAPESAGAAILPDDRGAPRLPAGVVGSISHKDGLAVALAGRDDGWRVGVDLEDRRPSRQDISSHVLDDGERAALASLDEPRRAIEVLIRFACKEAVYKALDPSLRRYICFTEVTTERDAAGLRARFVPRADEPRFSLEIDPAIDAIVASLGARILVAARARVSLRASAGTVQGGTR; via the coding sequence GTGACCGAGGCCGGCGGCGCGCCATTCGCACCGGCATTTCTCGTCGCCCACGCCTGGGGTTTTTGCGCCGGCGTGTGGCTGCCGCGGCTGCGCGGGACGAGCAATCCGCCCGCGGCGATCGCCGACGCGACGCTGGCGCAACTGGCGGCCGGCGAGCGCGCGCACGCGGGCACGCTGGCACCGGCGCGCGCGGTTTCGTGGGTGGGCGGCCGCCTGGCCTTGCGGGCGGCGCTGGGCGCGCTGATTGACGCCGGGGTGGTGGCGCCCGAAAGCGCCGGCGCGGCGATCCTGCCCGACGATCGCGGGGCGCCGCGATTGCCGGCGGGGGTGGTCGGTTCCATCAGCCACAAAGATGGGCTGGCCGTCGCACTGGCCGGACGCGACGACGGCTGGCGCGTGGGCGTCGATCTGGAAGATCGCCGGCCGTCACGCCAGGACATCTCGTCGCACGTCCTTGACGACGGCGAGCGCGCTGCCCTGGCGTCCCTGGACGAGCCGAGGCGCGCGATCGAGGTCCTGATCCGCTTCGCGTGCAAGGAGGCGGTGTACAAGGCGCTGGATCCCAGCCTTCGCCGCTACATTTGTTTTACAGAGGTGACCACCGAGCGCGACGCCGCCGGCCTGCGCGCCAGGTTCGTTCCGCGGGCGGACGAACCGCGTTTCAGCCTGGAGATCGATCCGGCCATCGATGCCATCGTCGCGTCCCTCGGCGCGCGCATTCTGGTGGCGGCGCGGGCGCGCGTGTCGCTTCGCGCGTCTGCCGGCACCGTTCAAGGAGGAACTCGATGA
- a CDS encoding EutN/CcmL family microcompartment protein, with product MFLGRVVGSVWSTVKWPKAAGLKLLLVRPYRLGDLAPGDDQTKAAAGARPSEPVDDLVVCADALDAGAGDDVVVAFGHAARVALSQTLGPGQKPEVPIDAAVVAVVDRVSVAHGKV from the coding sequence ATGTTCCTGGGACGCGTGGTGGGCTCGGTGTGGTCGACGGTGAAGTGGCCGAAGGCGGCCGGGCTGAAGTTGCTTTTGGTGCGGCCGTATCGTCTGGGTGATCTGGCGCCCGGCGACGACCAGACCAAGGCCGCCGCCGGCGCGCGCCCGTCGGAGCCGGTCGACGATCTGGTGGTGTGCGCCGACGCGCTGGACGCCGGCGCCGGCGACGACGTGGTGGTGGCCTTCGGGCACGCCGCGCGTGTGGCGCTGTCGCAGACGCTCGGCCCGGGACAAAAGCCCGAGGTGCCGATCGACGCCGCGGTGGTCGCGGTGGTCGATCGCGTGTCGGTGGCGCATGGCAAAGTCTGA
- a CDS encoding ACT domain-containing protein has protein sequence MAKSEADLRELVARVSRAVAARTGKSRDELAPVVAAEVAAALEARDPQSAATAAAGSLCRNCVDQERRRAGRRAVVTTTGKNQRGIVAKIAQAIADADGDIVDISQTLVGEYFSMIILVDMADLAVSFAEFKARLTGAVRSLGAECVVMHEEVVAALQRV, from the coding sequence ATGGCAAAGTCTGAAGCCGACCTGCGCGAGCTCGTCGCCCGCGTCTCGCGCGCCGTCGCCGCCCGCACCGGCAAGTCGCGCGACGAGCTGGCGCCGGTGGTCGCCGCCGAGGTGGCCGCGGCGCTGGAGGCGCGCGACCCGCAGTCTGCCGCCACCGCCGCCGCCGGTTCTTTGTGCCGCAACTGCGTGGACCAGGAACGCCGCCGGGCCGGCCGTCGCGCCGTCGTCACCACCACCGGGAAAAACCAGCGCGGCATCGTGGCCAAGATCGCCCAGGCCATCGCCGACGCCGACGGCGACATCGTGGACATCTCGCAGACGCTGGTGGGCGAATATTTCTCGATGATCATCCTGGTCGACATGGCCGACCTGGCCGTCTCCTTCGCCGAGTTCAAGGCGCGCTTGACGGGCGCCGTACGCTCGCTGGGCGCCGAGTGCGTGGTGATGCACGAAGAGGTCGTGGCCGCTTTGCAGCGCGTGTAA
- a CDS encoding EutN/CcmL family microcompartment protein codes for MIRGTVLGHVWATRRASGLDGRKLVLVAARDADGQPTGRVVVAIDTLEAGDGDDVTVAFGSGARNVLRPGPENRELLCDAAVATIVEGAG; via the coding sequence ATGATACGTGGGACGGTGCTCGGTCACGTGTGGGCCACCCGGCGGGCCAGCGGTCTCGACGGGCGCAAGCTGGTGCTGGTGGCGGCGCGCGACGCCGACGGGCAACCGACCGGCCGCGTGGTGGTGGCCATCGACACACTGGAGGCCGGCGACGGCGACGACGTGACCGTCGCGTTCGGCTCGGGCGCGCGCAACGTGCTGCGCCCTGGGCCAGAGAACCGCGAGCTTTTGTGCGACGCCGCCGTCGCCACCATCGTGGAAGGAGCGGGCTGA
- a CDS encoding phosphatidylinositol transfer protein, with product MNRTVWFSLFVAGAAGALSACSGPGASSQGAGGAGGVLSSSGGAGGGSFSAGGGSSAIGSGGVTAAPDAAADTGPGGMSVATGGAGVSDAAKPVDTASGDGSSSARCPAVPRCDAAPPEPGATRPWRHQAPSGAANHRGRDLFINPGAPQWVLADFRYGLPLLDAALADEEVDIYLLRDCGATWEKLGTALTSASAAHATEEGVDDAAGRLFFPIPSDKMLAPGRHRLRLVVGGDLSSTEVVIEVVPSGAPLFVADVDGTLTTSENAQAISLFTGAPPDANQDAAQALTLLAQKGYRPLYLTARPEWLSVNTHDWLAGKGFPPGIVHTTLTSAGASGDAAGTFKTADLKLLAAKGLTPSFGFGNTSTDADAYNGAGIKPLSNRIFYQFTDTAWKGRRIDDYGSLLAEFSTLPLVCR from the coding sequence ATGAACCGGACAGTTTGGTTTTCACTGTTCGTCGCTGGCGCCGCTGGCGCGCTGTCGGCGTGCAGCGGACCGGGCGCGTCATCTCAAGGGGCGGGCGGCGCAGGTGGCGTCTTGTCCAGCAGCGGCGGTGCGGGCGGCGGATCATTCTCGGCGGGCGGTGGCTCCAGCGCGATTGGCTCCGGCGGCGTGACCGCGGCGCCCGACGCGGCGGCGGACACGGGCCCGGGCGGCATGTCGGTTGCTACTGGCGGTGCGGGCGTATCCGATGCTGCGAAGCCGGTCGATACCGCCAGCGGCGACGGCAGCTCGTCCGCCCGTTGCCCGGCGGTCCCTCGCTGCGACGCTGCTCCGCCCGAACCCGGCGCGACGCGACCGTGGCGGCACCAGGCGCCGTCCGGCGCAGCCAACCACCGCGGCCGCGATCTGTTCATCAATCCCGGGGCTCCGCAATGGGTGCTGGCCGATTTTCGTTACGGTCTGCCGCTGCTGGACGCCGCGCTGGCTGACGAAGAGGTGGACATCTACCTGCTGCGCGACTGCGGCGCCACCTGGGAAAAACTGGGCACCGCGCTGACCAGCGCCAGCGCGGCGCACGCCACCGAGGAGGGCGTCGACGATGCGGCCGGGCGGCTGTTCTTTCCGATCCCCAGCGACAAAATGCTGGCACCCGGTCGCCATCGCCTGCGATTGGTGGTGGGCGGCGATCTGTCCAGCACCGAGGTGGTCATTGAAGTGGTGCCCTCCGGCGCGCCGCTGTTCGTCGCCGATGTCGACGGAACGCTGACCACATCGGAGAACGCGCAGGCCATCTCCCTCTTCACTGGCGCGCCGCCCGACGCCAATCAGGACGCGGCCCAGGCGCTGACTTTGCTGGCGCAGAAAGGGTATCGGCCGCTGTATCTGACGGCGCGGCCCGAATGGTTGTCCGTGAACACGCACGATTGGCTGGCCGGCAAAGGTTTCCCGCCCGGAATTGTGCACACCACCTTGACCAGCGCCGGGGCCAGCGGCGACGCGGCGGGTACGTTCAAGACCGCTGATCTCAAGCTGCTGGCGGCCAAGGGATTGACCCCCAGCTTTGGCTTCGGCAACACCAGCACCGATGCCGACGCCTACAACGGCGCCGGCATCAAACCGCTGTCCAATCGCATCTTCTATCAGTTCACCGACACCGCCTGGAAAGGCCGCCGCATCGACGACTACGGATCGCTGCTGGCGGAGTTCTCGACGCTGCCGCTGGTCTGCCGTTAG
- a CDS encoding EutN/CcmL family microcompartment protein gives MILGRVVGEVWAARKDVRLGGAKLLLVRPHAWYEAAFDTAHLVATDELDAGVGDEVVVCLGQPARLSRGDDNVPVDAAVMAVVDRVQLDADVAARPGAAPGIRRRLEVPR, from the coding sequence GTGATCCTGGGCCGGGTGGTCGGCGAGGTGTGGGCGGCGCGCAAGGACGTCCGCCTCGGGGGGGCGAAGCTGTTGCTGGTGCGTCCCCACGCCTGGTACGAAGCCGCCTTCGACACCGCGCACCTGGTGGCCACCGACGAGCTGGACGCCGGCGTGGGCGACGAGGTGGTGGTTTGCCTGGGCCAGCCGGCGCGGCTGTCGCGCGGCGATGACAACGTTCCCGTCGACGCGGCGGTGATGGCGGTGGTCGATCGCGTGCAGCTCGACGCCGACGTGGCCGCGCGCCCCGGCGCCGCGCCCGGGATCCGCCGCCGCCTGGAGGTGCCGCGATGA
- a CDS encoding EutN/CcmL family microcompartment protein, with protein MLIGDVVGRLWAAQTAGGLPGQTLLLVRPLTAAGPGRHLIVAVDRLGAGPGERVIVAHGSRVRDLTVGVAVPDKDVVIAIVDDFHVEGSVPA; from the coding sequence ATGCTGATCGGCGACGTCGTCGGGCGGTTGTGGGCGGCCCAAACGGCCGGGGGGCTGCCCGGCCAGACGTTGTTGCTGGTGCGACCGCTGACCGCGGCGGGGCCGGGGCGGCATCTCATCGTCGCCGTTGATCGCCTGGGCGCCGGCCCGGGCGAGCGGGTGATCGTCGCCCACGGTTCGCGGGTGCGCGATCTGACCGTGGGCGTGGCGGTTCCCGACAAGGACGTCGTCATCGCCATCGTCGACGATTTCCACGTCGAGGGCAGCGTGCCGGCGTGA